Proteins found in one Pempheris klunzingeri isolate RE-2024b chromosome 6, fPemKlu1.hap1, whole genome shotgun sequence genomic segment:
- the mindy4 gene encoding probable ubiquitin carboxyl-terminal hydrolase MINDY-4 yields the protein MAVSVEEVSSSLVREYLSRKGLRRTIACMDEEHPRTEASINNRSHLRQILNIEGLYRKNKVQNSPLKSLLEIIVKHHIKGLKNDKFTSSESDPLQSAPTITSMSNSPAVTPTVMNDTKTEDSTAAFVISKHFKSRSDIEEISPFPPTCTSLLPETDRLSSHNQTGFWTYDSEDQKGQPLVASLQDKESLTRRESEKKPSITESTQRSRANRIRRGMMAGPIASTPQESNKKRPNRRQEVPQLLLRKEEENRQPGDKLFVTGLHQKSLDSCLTDIRSADFVGGQRQLRSAPERVQRENSFEKVGQDMQKTKKAKSVTQPTLADLDVSEMVLDDIDDDEDLQELPKVSFQRPIAEQSYASRPMDQRTAMELKAVLLGNGLNYFSVEWRNQGFTFSDTHDLRYGIVQKKGGPCGVLASIQAFVLKKLLFENMKSSNTCLQRLRPSNTTRRECLVLAAAEILWKAGEEKQATIAINSGRNHFTPTGHYKSEGVLEKITCFTVDSIRDLQLLLEQHIEQFETGVLGCILLTISAVLSRSIEKVREDMDVPTTTLIGAHGYCTQELVNLLLCGRAVSNVFNNDMELDSGNGNMTLLKGIKGQCDIGLLSLFEHYNICKVGAYLKTPCYPIWVVCSESHFSVLFGLQRELLTNQDKGLEFDLYYYDGLANQQEEIRLTVSFGKLAPSCQDVDPDLIPPLEHCIRTRWKDAFVNWNDTEPIL from the exons ATGGCTGTGTCAGTCGAGGAAGTTTCTTCATCCCTTGTGAGGGAATATCTCAGTAGAAAG GGTCTGAGGAGGACTATTGCCTGTATGGATGAGGAGCATCCTCGCACAGAGGCCAGTATCAACAACAGATCACACTTGAGGCAGATCCTCAACATCGAGGGTCTCTATAGAAAGAATAAA GTTCAGAACTCTCCCCTGAAATCATTACTGGAGATTATTGTAAAGCATCACATCAAGGGCCTGAAGAATGACAAGTTCACCAGCAGTGAAAGTGATCCCCTACAGTCTGCTCCAACAATCACCTCAATGTCGAATTCTCCTGCAGTAACACCAACAGTGATGaatgacacaaagacagaggatAGCACAGCAGCATTTGTTATTAGCAAACACTTCAAATCAAG GTCTGATATAGAGGAAATCTCCCCCTTTCCGCCAACATGTACATCGTTGTtgcctgagacagacagactgtccaGTCATAATCAAACAGGTTTCTGGACTTATGATTCAGAAGACCAAAAAGGCCAGCCACTGGTGGCTTCCCTTCAAGACAAGGAGAGCCTTACACGAagagaatcagaaaaaaaaccttccatCACTGAGAGCACCCAAAGAAGCAGAGCTAATCGAATTAGACGTGGCATGATGGCTGGACCAATAGCTAGCACGCCTCAG gAATCGAACAAAAAAAGGCCGAACCGCAGGCAAGAAGTTCCCCAGCTGCTGctcagaaaagaagaagaaaacaggcaGCCTGGGGATAAACTTTTTGTGACTGGCCTCCATCAAAAAAGCTTAGATAGCTGCCTAACTGACATCAGATCAGCTGACTTCGTAGGAGGACAACGGCAGTTGCGGAGTGCACCAGAGAGAGTGCAGAGGGAAAACAGTTTTGAAAAAGTGGGACAAGACATGCAAAAgactaaaaa AGCAAAGTCTGTGACCCAGCCAACTTTGGCTGATTTGGATGTGTCTGAGATGGTTTTAG ATGacattgatgatgatgaggatctGCAAGAACTCCCCAAAGTGTCCTTTCAGAGACCCATCGCAGAGCAGAGCTATGCTAGTCGCCCTATGGACCAACGCACTGCTATG GAATTGAAAGCGGTTCTGCTTGGTAACGGCCTGAATTATTTCAGTGTTGAATGGAGGAATCAGGGTTTCACATTCTCAGATACACATGACCTGAGATATGGAATTGTGCAGAAAAAG GGTGGTCCTTGTGGAGTTCTGGCATCCATCCAAGCCTTTGTTCTAAAGAAGCTTCTatttgaaaacatgaaaagcagCAATACATGCCTTCA GAGATTAAGACCTTCCAACACCACCAGGAGAGAGTGTCTTGTTTTAGCTGCAGCTGAAATCCTGTGGAAGGCTGGGGAGGAAAAACAGGCCACAATTGCAAT AAATTCAGGGAGAAATCATTTCACCCCGACTGGACACTACAAATCTGAAGGAGTGCTTGAAAAG ATCACCTGTTTCACTGTGGACAGCATCAgggacctgcagctgcttctggAGCAGCATATTGAACAA TTTGAGACTGGGGTGTTAGGATGCATATTGCTGACCATATCTGCTGTTCTCTCTCGATCCATTGAAAA AGTAAGAGAGGATATGGACGTGCCCACCACCACGCTCATCGGAGCTCATGGCTACTGCACTCAG GAGCTGGTCAACCTGTTGCTCTGCGGCAGAGCAGTTTCTAATGTCTTTAACAATGACATGGAGTTGGACTCAGGCAATGGCAACATGACTCTCCTCAAGGGAATCAAAGGCCAGTGTGACATTGGCCTGCTGTCCTTGTTTGAACATTATAACATCTGTAAG GTAGGAGCTTACCTGAAGACTCCCTGTTACCCCATCTGGGTGGTGTGCAGTGAAAGCCACTTCAGTGTGCTGTTTGGCCTGCAGAGGGAGCTGTTGACCAATCAGGACAAAGGTCTGGAGTTTGACCTCTACTATTATGATGGACTGGCTAATCAACAGGAGGAGATCCGCCTCACTGTCT CCTTTGGCAAACTGGCCCCAAGCTGTCAAGATGTCGACCCTGATCTCATTCCTCCCCTGGAGCACTGTATCCGAACAAG gtGGAAAGATGCTTTTGTCAATTGGAACGACACAGAACCTATTCTCTGA